The Bacillota bacterium genome includes a region encoding these proteins:
- a CDS encoding ROK family protein, producing MPRYVVGIDLGGTKIAAGLAAAGGQILTTAHRPTPVSSGPEGILKALVDMV from the coding sequence GTGCCGCGTTACGTCGTCGGCATTGATCTGGGGGGAACCAAGATAGCTGCGGGGCTGGCTGCTGCCGGCGGCCAAATTTTGACCACCGCCCACCGGCCCACTCCTGTCAGCAGCGGTCCGGAAGGCATCCTGAAGGCTTTAGTCGATATGGTGG
- a CDS encoding cobalamin-binding protein: protein MVCERKAGSNLRLNFLLITILLLTMFVAGCGSEKKNPSRPGDDSAAFTFVDDIGRKVTVIKPERLVSLTPSSTEILFALGLGDKVVGVDDYSNYPAAALKIDKVGAYDKPSLEKIVALKPDLVLADSIHEEAVKRLEEMGISVAVVFPSDLEEVLTGIRWIGIATGARDRAVELEAELTERIRLVDEKVASIPEQERPWVYYEVSSEPIMTAGPKTLSSELIVRAGGRNIAHDAATDYPEFSPEAIVSRNPDVIIFPEIHGTDAVEVETIKARPGWGTVEAVQNGRLYSVDADILSRPGPRVVEALEKMMQLFHPGI from the coding sequence ATGGTATGTGAGCGAAAAGCCGGCAGCAACTTAAGGCTAAACTTCCTGTTAATAACAATATTACTGTTGACAATGTTTGTGGCCGGTTGCGGCAGCGAAAAGAAAAACCCATCTAGGCCGGGTGATGACAGTGCTGCTTTCACTTTTGTCGACGACATAGGTCGGAAAGTGACTGTGATCAAGCCGGAGCGGCTCGTATCTTTGACTCCCAGCTCCACTGAGATACTGTTTGCGTTGGGGTTGGGGGATAAAGTAGTTGGAGTCGACGACTACAGCAATTACCCGGCCGCAGCGCTTAAAATAGATAAGGTGGGCGCTTATGACAAGCCCAGTCTGGAGAAGATTGTGGCCCTTAAACCGGACCTTGTTCTGGCCGACAGTATTCACGAGGAAGCGGTAAAGAGACTGGAAGAGATGGGTATTTCGGTGGCGGTGGTTTTTCCTTCGGACCTAGAAGAGGTGTTAACCGGTATTCGCTGGATTGGGATAGCCACCGGGGCCAGGGATAGAGCAGTGGAATTGGAAGCTGAGCTGACAGAGCGGATACGTTTGGTGGACGAAAAAGTGGCCTCAATACCGGAACAAGAACGTCCATGGGTCTATTATGAAGTTTCTTCGGAACCGATCATGACTGCCGGACCCAAGACCTTAAGCAGCGAGCTGATAGTGAGAGCCGGCGGGCGCAATATTGCCCATGATGCAGCCACCGACTACCCGGAGTTTAGCCCGGAGGCTATTGTCAGCCGCAACCCCGATGTGATTATTTTTCCTGAGATCCACGGTACGGACGCTGTAGAAGTTGAGACCATTAAGGCTCGCCCAGGCTGGGGTACGGTGGAGGCGGTGCAAAATGGACGCCTCTACAGTGTTGATGCCGATATTCTGTCTCGTCCCGGCCCTCGGGTGGTGGAGGCTTTAGAGAAGATGATGCAGCTTTTTCACCCTGGGATCTAG
- a CDS encoding iron chelate uptake ABC transporter family permease subunit, giving the protein MAVLLLLLLGAMTAGVVLGAVEVALPELLQALGLWPGASQPVNAGTRAIIMELRLPRVLLAVLVGAALAIAGAVFQALFRNPMADPYVLGVSAGAALGATLAFLFPLNYLPLGVGLVPLAAFAGAVLTVILVSRLARSGGYLSLYNLLLSGIAVGAFFTALVSLLMYFSRRHLHQVVFWLMGGLSQANWPYVRLALPYFMLGSAVALIQARALNALLLGEEAAASLGVEVERTKKWLLLGASLLTATAVAVSGPIGFVGLIVPHVLRMLVGPDHRLLLPASALGGAILVVVADTLARTVIAPTELPVGLIMSLGGAPFFVSLLRRRQRL; this is encoded by the coding sequence ATGGCTGTATTGCTGCTGCTCCTGCTGGGAGCTATGACAGCAGGAGTAGTCCTGGGGGCAGTGGAAGTGGCGCTGCCAGAGCTGCTGCAGGCATTAGGGCTCTGGCCGGGGGCAAGCCAGCCGGTGAACGCCGGTACCAGGGCCATAATCATGGAACTGAGGTTACCACGGGTATTGTTGGCTGTTTTGGTCGGGGCAGCCTTGGCCATTGCCGGAGCTGTTTTTCAAGCTTTGTTTCGGAACCCCATGGCCGATCCGTATGTGCTGGGGGTTTCCGCCGGGGCGGCTCTGGGGGCCACGTTAGCTTTTCTGTTTCCCTTAAACTACCTGCCCTTAGGTGTGGGTCTGGTGCCTTTGGCTGCCTTTGCCGGGGCCGTTCTCACGGTGATTTTGGTTAGCCGTCTGGCCCGCTCCGGTGGTTATCTGTCGTTGTATAACCTGCTCCTCTCTGGCATTGCCGTAGGCGCCTTTTTTACGGCGTTGGTGTCGCTTCTGATGTATTTTTCCCGGCGGCATTTGCACCAGGTGGTCTTTTGGCTCATGGGCGGGCTCAGCCAGGCCAATTGGCCCTATGTTCGGTTGGCTCTGCCTTACTTTATGCTGGGATCTGCGGTTGCCCTGATTCAGGCGCGAGCGCTCAATGCTTTGCTCTTAGGAGAAGAGGCGGCGGCCAGCCTGGGGGTGGAAGTGGAACGAACGAAGAAATGGTTGTTGCTGGGAGCATCTTTGCTCACAGCCACAGCCGTGGCCGTGAGCGGCCCCATCGGTTTTGTCGGCCTGATTGTGCCCCATGTGCTGAGGATGCTGGTGGGTCCGGATCATCGGTTGTTGCTGCCGGCCTCGGCGCTGGGAGGGGCTATCTTAGTGGTGGTGGCCGACACCTTGGCCCGAACTGTAATTGCTCCCACGGAACTTCCGGTGGGGCTTATTATGTCTTTGGGCGGAGCGCCGTTTTTTGTCTCGCTACTGCGGCGCCGGCAACGGTTGTGA
- a CDS encoding ABC transporter ATP-binding protein, translated as MVEQVLLNVDGISYRYNSTPVLKGVSFQLAPGEMVAVVGPNGSGKSTLLKCVSGLLRPEQGDITLAGKSISSYSAKERARQVAVVPQETVLAFDLNVTEAVLMGREPHLKPFQRETAADVAAAQAAMEQTGTRALAERPVSTLSGGERQRVLIARALAQEPQLLILDEPTSQLDITYQAEILGLLQHLNSQRKVAALAAIHDLNLAVQYFERFILLSDGQIFALGTAAQVITGENLQRVYPTQTVQIMVNRHPLHHRPFVTVFPGSDQKDTLVRSKREAAK; from the coding sequence ATGGTGGAGCAAGTATTGCTTAATGTGGATGGAATCAGCTACCGCTACAATTCCACTCCGGTGCTCAAAGGGGTCAGCTTTCAGTTGGCACCGGGGGAAATGGTGGCGGTGGTGGGTCCCAACGGTTCCGGCAAGTCCACTCTGCTAAAATGCGTCAGTGGGCTGTTACGCCCTGAGCAGGGAGATATTACCCTGGCCGGGAAAAGCATTTCCAGTTACTCGGCCAAGGAACGGGCCAGGCAGGTGGCGGTGGTGCCCCAGGAGACAGTGCTGGCTTTCGATCTTAATGTTACGGAAGCAGTTCTCATGGGACGGGAGCCGCATCTAAAGCCGTTCCAACGAGAGACGGCAGCCGATGTAGCGGCAGCGCAAGCAGCGATGGAACAAACCGGTACCAGGGCTTTAGCCGAGCGCCCGGTATCCACCTTAAGCGGTGGGGAACGACAGCGAGTGCTTATTGCCCGAGCCTTGGCCCAGGAGCCGCAGCTTTTGATCCTGGACGAGCCTACGTCACAGCTGGACATCACCTATCAAGCGGAGATCTTGGGCTTACTGCAGCACTTAAACAGCCAACGGAAGGTGGCTGCTTTGGCCGCCATCCATGATCTTAACTTGGCGGTGCAATATTTTGAGCGGTTTATTCTACTGTCGGACGGCCAGATTTTTGCCCTGGGTACAGCAGCCCAGGTTATTACCGGCGAAAACTTGCAACGGGTCTACCCCACTCAGACGGTGCAAATCATGGTAAACCGTCATCCGCTACATCACCGGCCCTTTGTTACTGTGTTTCCGGGGTCGGACCAGAAGGACACGTTAGTCCGGAGCAAGAGGGAGGCAGCCAAGTGA
- the cobU gene encoding bifunctional adenosylcobinamide kinase/adenosylcobinamide-phosphate guanylyltransferase — translation MRSGKLLLVSGGARSGKSTFAENHAKISGREVVYVATSQVLDEEMRARVEAHRRFRPSSWPTVEEPYALEKVLWHHGRRRERLLLIDCLTLWLSNIMLEKLGFDGEQLTGREPDPVIVTDIIARAKNTAALAAKVPAEVVVVTNEVGWGLVPENPLARLYRDLVGKVNQAFATAADEVYMLVAGLPLRLK, via the coding sequence GTGAGGTCTGGGAAACTGCTGCTGGTATCAGGGGGGGCGCGCTCCGGCAAAAGCACCTTTGCCGAGAACCACGCCAAAATCAGTGGCCGGGAAGTGGTGTATGTGGCCACATCCCAGGTACTGGATGAAGAAATGAGAGCCAGGGTTGAGGCGCATCGGCGTTTTCGACCGAGCTCGTGGCCCACAGTGGAGGAGCCCTACGCCTTGGAAAAGGTGTTGTGGCACCATGGGCGCCGGCGCGAGCGCTTGTTGTTGATAGACTGCCTTACTCTGTGGCTGTCCAATATCATGCTGGAAAAACTGGGCTTTGACGGGGAACAACTCACCGGCAGAGAGCCGGATCCGGTGATTGTGACTGATATCATCGCCAGGGCTAAGAATACGGCTGCCTTAGCGGCGAAAGTGCCGGCCGAAGTAGTGGTGGTCACCAACGAAGTCGGTTGGGGTCTGGTACCGGAAAACCCCTTGGCGAGGCTGTATCGCGATCTGGTCGGAAAAGTAAACCAAGCGTTTGCGACCGCGGCCGATGAAGTATACATGCTGGTGGCTGGGCTGCCGCTCAGGCTAAAGTAA